Proteins co-encoded in one Ktedonobacterales bacterium genomic window:
- the hrcA gene encoding heat-inducible transcriptional repressor HrcA has translation MGKQLTPRKEAILRSLVEEYIRTATPVASEGLQRQYGLPWGAATIRNEMASLEEEGLLFQPHTSAGRIPTDLGYRYFVEHLMVESALSLDEQRQIRHQFYQVQHQLDEWVRLTASVLSRALQSAAVVTPPRAAQGRLKHFEALSLQDVVILLVVVLQDGAVKQERLLLEMPATQEELSQSAQRLNRLFVDMNSADLERRAGGLDLDANEQIVVNAMSRMLGQYGEYTAETFYHDGILQMLDQPEFTTLGPEHERNQRIKKVVEVLEQNRLLPALASQVPAGGVQVIIGGESEFEAMKDVSVVVSRYGREGQVGGLLGIVGPTRMQYSRAIAVVRYMTEVMNDLLAELQQ, from the coding sequence ATGGGCAAACAATTGACGCCGCGCAAAGAAGCGATTCTCCGCTCGTTGGTGGAAGAATATATTCGTACCGCTACGCCAGTGGCTTCCGAGGGGCTTCAGCGCCAGTACGGGCTGCCCTGGGGAGCCGCAACGATTCGCAATGAGATGGCGAGCCTGGAAGAGGAGGGCCTGCTTTTTCAACCGCATACGTCCGCCGGGCGTATCCCCACTGATTTAGGCTACCGCTACTTTGTCGAGCATTTGATGGTTGAATCCGCGCTTTCGCTTGATGAACAGCGGCAGATTCGCCATCAGTTTTATCAGGTCCAGCATCAACTGGATGAATGGGTGCGGCTGACGGCTTCGGTGCTGTCGCGGGCCTTGCAGAGCGCAGCGGTGGTGACGCCGCCGCGCGCGGCGCAGGGGCGCTTGAAGCATTTTGAGGCGCTGTCGCTGCAAGACGTGGTGATCTTATTGGTCGTTGTCTTGCAGGATGGCGCGGTGAAGCAAGAGCGGCTGCTGCTGGAGATGCCAGCCACGCAGGAGGAACTGAGCCAGAGCGCGCAGCGCCTGAACCGGCTGTTTGTGGATATGAACTCGGCGGACCTGGAACGGCGGGCCGGGGGCTTGGACCTGGATGCGAACGAGCAGATCGTGGTCAATGCGATGAGTCGGATGCTGGGCCAGTATGGGGAGTATACTGCCGAGACGTTTTATCACGACGGCATTCTTCAGATGCTGGATCAGCCTGAGTTCACGACGCTGGGGCCGGAGCATGAACGCAACCAGCGTATCAAGAAAGTCGTAGAGGTATTAGAACAGAATCGCCTTTTGCCCGCGCTGGCTTCGCAAGTGCCAGCCGGAGGGGTGCAGGTGATTATCGGCGGCGAGAGCGAGTTTGAGGCGATGAAGGATGTGAGCGTGGTGGTTTCGCGTTATGGACGGGAGGGCCAGGTGGGCGGTTTGCTGGGGATTGTTGGCCCTACCCGTATGCAATACAGTCGGGCTATTGCGGTGGTCCGTTATATGACCGAAGTGATGAATGATTTACTGGCGGAGTTGCAGCAATGA
- a CDS encoding nucleotide exchange factor GrpE, with the protein MTLEEQEAEPQQEAAETRESAAPAEQAKQEAAPDLAAELEREREKATDYMNRWQRAQADLANYKRRAEQEREQERKYGLAPLFLELLKMQDNFHRAFDTLPVELREFSWVQGVALTYAHLDGLVRLYGVTPVETKPGQSFDPAIHEAVAHEETDAYPDGAITAEYQRGYRIHDRVLRPALVRVAKPKSAGAASQGEPSGEAQQTESAGG; encoded by the coding sequence ATGACGCTGGAAGAACAAGAAGCTGAGCCGCAGCAAGAGGCGGCAGAGACGCGCGAGTCAGCCGCTCCTGCGGAGCAGGCGAAACAAGAGGCGGCGCCTGATCTGGCCGCTGAACTGGAGCGCGAGCGCGAGAAAGCTACGGATTATATGAACCGCTGGCAGCGCGCCCAGGCCGATCTGGCAAACTACAAGCGACGCGCTGAACAGGAACGCGAACAGGAACGAAAATATGGCCTGGCCCCGCTGTTCCTGGAACTGCTGAAGATGCAAGATAACTTTCATCGCGCTTTCGATACCTTGCCGGTGGAACTGCGCGAGTTTTCCTGGGTGCAGGGGGTGGCGCTGACGTATGCCCATCTTGACGGCCTGGTGCGCCTGTATGGGGTGACGCCCGTTGAGACAAAGCCAGGCCAGTCCTTCGATCCGGCTATTCACGAAGCGGTGGCGCACGAAGAGACGGATGCCTATCCCGACGGCGCGATCACTGCCGAATATCAGCGAGGCTATCGTATCCATGACCGCGTGCTGCGTCCGGCGCTGGTGCGCGTGGCAAAGCCAAAGAGCGCCGGAGCAGCCAGCCAGGGGGAGCCATCTGGCGAAGCCCAGCAAACAGAGAGCGCAGGCGGTTAA